The sequence TCGTGCACGCGGGCTTTCTGTTGCTGGCCGTTTCCGTCGGCGGACGAGGCGCCTGGAGCTGGCAATTCTACCTGATGATCTATGCGCTGCAAACAGCAACGATTATTGCTCTGATGATGATGCTGGGTACGGCTGAGAGCGACGTCGATGAGCTGCGCGACCTGGCCGGCCTTGGGCGGCGCCTGCCCTGGCTTGCAGTAGCTTTGACCGCAACTATCTTCGCATTTGCCGGAATTCCCCCATCGGCGGGTTTTGCTGCAAAGCTGGCCGCCTTCTACGCCGCAGGACAGGAGTTTCTGGCAAAGGGCAACGCCTTGCTGGGCGCCACAATCATTGCCGGCGCGCTGGCGTCGACATTGTCGCTGTATTTCTATTTTCGATTGGTGCGTGCGATCTGGTTGGAAACCCCGGGCGCCCCTGTCGGCCGCATGGAGCTTCGATTGAGCTATCTGAGCGTCAGCTTTGCCGGGACCTTAACGCTCAGCGGCGGCTACCTAGCACTGCTTTTTACCGTCAGCTAGGACCCGGCGGACAAAAAAAATTGTTTTCTGTTCTTCGGGGCGCTGCTCTTTTCGCGCTGAGCAGTGTGAGTTGTCTACCCTGCAGCGCAGAGGGCGTCGCCGCTGCTACTTGAGAATTCTGAGGTTTCCCATGTCCCGCAAGCTGTTCGTCGGCGGATTGAGTTGGAATACCAACAACGATGGATTACGCCGTAGCTTTGAACAATTTGGCGCCGTCGAAGAGGCGAAGGTCATCCTGGATCGAGATACCGGCCGCTCGCGCGGTTTTGGCTTTGTAACCTTCAGCCAGGAGGAAGATGCAGCCAGGGCAATGGCGGAAATGGACGGGCAGAACCTTGATGGGCGAACGATTCGCGTGAACCAGGCTGAGGACAATCGCGGTCCGCGCGGGGGCGGCGGCCGCGGCGAGCGCGGGGGCGATCGTGGCGATCGAGGAGATCGCGGCGGACGCCACCACGGCTGATTCAGTCCGAGAGAATTGGAACGCTAGCGGGCCCCGGACTCAATGGGGGCCTGCCAGCGTGGAACGCCGCTAAGGGCGCCACTTCGAAATTCGGCATTCAGGCTGCCTGATGGGGTGCGTAAACTGGCGCGGAAAACCTCCGCGTCGGCGGTTGGCATCCAGGTCGCTTCCTCGAATCGATAAAAATGCCCGCCAGATTGAACCTGGATATCGCGTACCGGTAGGCCATTGATCCAGATTGCGCTCAGGCTGGCGCCATCTGACCATCGCAGGACCCCCTGGCCATCCAGAACGCCGCCCTTGAATTGGC comes from Leptospirales bacterium and encodes:
- a CDS encoding RNA-binding protein — protein: MSRKLFVGGLSWNTNNDGLRRSFEQFGAVEEAKVILDRDTGRSRGFGFVTFSQEEDAARAMAEMDGQNLDGRTIRVNQAEDNRGPRGGGGRGERGGDRGDRGDRGGRHHG